In Nicotiana tabacum cultivar K326 chromosome 19, ASM71507v2, whole genome shotgun sequence, one DNA window encodes the following:
- the LOC107779421 gene encoding protein FAR1-RELATED SEQUENCE 5: MDLEAGAATIDCSAESQLVTCEDNVVREPFIGMEFESEDAAKGFYDDYAKRVGFIMRIDQCRRSEVDKRILSRRLSCNKQGYYVKMKNHYGPPRKTRTSTREGCKAMMLVKVNKSDKWVVTRFVKEHTHPLISSGCSSHNAMDKKDRRILELSMELEHQDKLCDLYREQLITLLENVEQQMELLSKKIEVAVNNVKEIEAEVQKPPNNQ; the protein is encoded by the exons TGGACTTAGAGGCTGGAGCTGCTACAATAGATTGTTCTGCTGAAAGCCAGTTAGTTACATGTGAGGATAATGTGGTTAGGGAGCCATTTATTGGAATGGAGTTCGAATCAGAAGATGCTGCCAAAGGATTTTATGATGACTATGCTAAGCGTGTTGGGTTTATCATGCGCATTGATCAATGCCGGCGTTCAGAAGTCGACAAGAGAATCCTTTCACGGCGACTTTCATGTAACAAGCAAGGCTATTACGTGAAAATGAAAAACCATTATGGACCACCTAGAAAAACACGCACTAGCACACGAGAAGGGTGCAAGGCAATGATGTTGGTAAAGGTTAACAAGTCTGATAAGTGGGTTGTGACGAGATTCGTGAAGGAGCATACCCATCCATTGATTTCTTCTGGATGTTCTTCTCATAATGCAATG GATAAAAAGGACAGGAGGATCCTAGAACTGTCCATGGAGTTGGAGCATCAGGATAAATTATGTGACCTTTACAGAGAGCAGCTAATTACTCTTTTGGAAAATGTTGAGCAGCAGATGGAGCTTTTGTCAAAGAAAATTGAAGTAGCTGTCAACAATGTAAAAGAAATAGAAGCAGAAGTTCAAAAGCCACCCAATAACCAGTAG
- the LOC142173436 gene encoding uncharacterized protein LOC142173436, with the protein MRNHENRPTRSTQLLEVDEVYSHYAKSEKGRGRVRGRSHGRNFPGVNNPPKKNNHQKWKGKDEKPKAKGSETEWYRCDGKRYWVNICRTPRHLVELYQASLKNKGLEANFVSHNEFDITHLDVADFFEHPEGKIDHLIGDGSVVKDD; encoded by the coding sequence ATGAGAAATCACGAAAATCGACCCACTAGGTCTACACAATTGCTTGAAGTGgatgaggtgtattcccattatgctAAGAGTGAAAAAGGTCGTGGCCGTGTTCGTGGCCGTAGTCATGGAAGAAATTTTCCTGGTGTTAATAATcccccaaagaaaaataaccaccaaaagtggaaagggaaagatgagaagcCAAAAGCAAAGGGTTCAGAAACTGAATGGTATCGTTGCGATGGAAAAAGGTATTGGGTAAATATTTGTCGAACACCAAgacatttggttgagctttatcaagcatctctaaagaaTAAAGGTCTTGAAGCTAATTTTGTCTCTCacaatgaatttgacatcacCCATTTGGATGTGGCAGACTTCTTTGAGCACCCTGAGGGAAAAATAGATCACTTGATCGGTGATGGATCTGTGGTTAAAGATGATTGA